From Elaeis guineensis isolate ETL-2024a chromosome 16, EG11, whole genome shotgun sequence, a single genomic window includes:
- the LOC105059320 gene encoding protein ROOT PRIMORDIUM DEFECTIVE 1 gives MPSFSNWGRFQIHLFFQSTVAATGATAAAARWMSQSTSLPRKLQRVRDHAFDDLMEVQKKVRRALGLQELILSHPGAALPVSRLDALARRHLGLPPNDAGRFLLRHPHVFHVFDHPVQRVLWTRLTPRAAAQLRVESAAISAALPAAVLRLRKLLLLATPARRLRLEHLRLARRDLGFPDDFEQSVVLAHPSFFRLVSPSDDPRSKFVEYVEVPDLPADLTVCAIERAREREYRARGADAEDARFAFVINFPPGFKIGKYYRIAVWKWQRLPYWSPYEDVSGYDLRSLEAQRRMEKRAVAMIHELLSLTVEKRMTLERIAQFRQAMGLPKKLKEFLLQHQGIFYISTRGNQGKLHTIFLREEYRKGELVEPNEIYLARKKLAELLLMSPKKANFDRMLTSLGRVGDGFGVGGGVSREFFGDQDGGESEDEGSRSGSDSGVESQFVE, from the coding sequence ATGCCGTCTTTCTCCAACTGGGGGAGATTCCAAATCCATCTCTTCTTCCAATCCACCGTCGCCGCCACCGGCGCTACTGCGGCCGCCGCCCGGTGGATGTCCCAGTCGACGTCGCTCCCCCGGAAGCTCCAGCGGGTCCGCGACCACGCGTTCGACGATTTGATGGAAGTCCAGAAGAAGGTCCGCCGCGCCCTCGGCCTCCAGGAGCTCATCCTCTCCCACCCGGGCGCCGCCCTCCCCGTCTCCCGCCTCGACGCCCTCGCCCGCCGCCACCTCGGCCTCCCCCCCAACGACGCCGGTCGCTTCCTCCTCCGCCACCCCCACGTCTTCCATGTCTTCGACCACCCCGTCCAGCGCGTCCTCTGGACCCGCCTCACCCCCCGCGCCGCCGCCCAGCTCCGCGTCGAGTCTGCCGCCATCTCCGCCGCCCTCCCGGCCGCCGTCCTCCGTCTCcgcaagctcctcctcctcgccACCCCCGCCCGCCGGCTCCGCCTCGAACACCTCCGCCTCGCCCGCCGCGACCTCGGCTTCCCCGACGACTTCGAGCAGTCCGTCGTCCTCGCCCACCCTTCCTTCTTCCGCCTCGTCTCCCCCTCCGACGACCCGCGCTCCAAATTCGTCGAGTATGTCGAGGTCCCCGACCTCCCCGCTGACCTCACCGTCTGCGCCATCGAGCGTGCGCGCGAGCGCGAGTACCGCGCCCGCGGCGCCGACGCCGAGGACGCCCGCTTCGCCTTCGTCATCAACTTCCCGCCGGGTTTCAAGATCGGCAAGTACTACCGCATTGCGGTCTGGAAGTGGCAGCGGCTGCCGTATTGGTCCCCCTACGAGGACGTCTCCGGCTACGACCTCCGCTCGCTCGAGGCGCAGCGCCGGATGGAGAAGCGGGCGGTCGCCATGATACATGAATTGCTGTCGCTGACGGTGGAGAAGCGGATGACGCTGGAGAGGATCGCGCAGTTCCGGCAGGCGATGGGACTACCGAAGAAGCTCAAGGAGTTCTTACTGCAGCACCAGGGGATATTCTACATTTCCACCAGGGGGAACCAGGGGAAGCTGCACACAATATTCTTGAGGGAGGAATACAGGAAGGGGGAGCTGGTGGAGCCGAATGAGATTTATCTGGCAAGGAAGAAGCTCGCGGAGCTGCTTCTGATGAGCCCCAAAAAGGCTAATTTTGATAGGATGCTGACAAGTCTTGGGAGGGTTGGAGATGGGTTTGGTGTCGGCGGTGGTGTCAGCAGGGAGTTCTTTGGGGATCAGGATGGTGGAGAAAGTGAAGATGAGGGAAGCAGAAGTGGTTCTGATTCAGGTGTCGAGTCTCAGTTTGTTGAGTGA